In Clostridium sporogenes, one genomic interval encodes:
- a CDS encoding DUF6773 family protein has protein sequence MYKKLKDERIIKETNKIIAPMYVLILALACIVAIIKYIFLTQEISNYILELVATIGAMGYLIFISIINHIPIFSSEDQCIKELQNKYRTHSFNVCFWVYVVGEFILLLIQGEEFYKIVSFYFLIWFIPSIIITRKLIKKGLFVWGSKKREKNGIKSFRKHCILGSLFYGIFMKWDSVWKDGTFNPKGILYILGMAAFWGIPFYFIMKLLISNSEKNSDKELEKAEKYDG, from the coding sequence ATGTATAAAAAATTAAAAGATGAACGTATTATAAAAGAAACTAATAAAATTATTGCTCCTATGTATGTGTTAATACTTGCTTTAGCATGCATAGTTGCAATAATTAAGTACATATTTCTTACCCAGGAAATTTCTAACTATATTTTAGAATTAGTAGCAACAATAGGGGCTATGGGGTATTTGATTTTTATATCTATAATCAATCATATTCCTATTTTTTCTTCAGAAGATCAATGTATAAAAGAATTGCAAAATAAATATCGTACACATAGCTTCAATGTTTGCTTTTGGGTATATGTTGTTGGCGAATTTATTTTATTATTAATACAAGGAGAAGAATTTTATAAAATAGTAAGTTTCTATTTTTTGATTTGGTTCATACCAAGTATTATTATAACTAGAAAATTAATAAAAAAAGGACTTTTTGTTTGGGGGAGTAAAAAGAGGGAAAAAAATGGAATAAAATCATTTAGAAAACACTGCATATTAGGTAGTTTATTTTATGGAATTTTTATGAAATGGGATTCAGTATGGAAAGATGGAACTTTTAATCCAAAGGGAATATTATACATTCTTGGAATGGCTGCATTTTGGGGAATACCTTTTTATTTTATTATGAAACTTCTGATATCTAATTCAGAAAAGAATTCTGATAAGGAATTAGAAAAGGCTGAAAAGTATGATGGATAA
- a CDS encoding GNAT family N-acetyltransferase: MRNVYHILINPKILNHEVPNLRQSVGWERRDNDYPALFKHCLFWAGLRDKNGSLIAFGYIVGPGIEHGYMEDIIVHPNYQGEGIGRALVQKLLNESQKRGMSIVTVTFEEKNMSFYMSCGFNPCHGGVWRKK, translated from the coding sequence ATGAGGAATGTATATCATATTTTAATTAATCCTAAAATTCTAAATCATGAGGTTCCAAACCTCCGTCAATCAGTAGGGTGGGAGCGGAGAGATAACGATTATCCAGCTTTGTTTAAGCACTGTTTGTTTTGGGCAGGTTTACGCGATAAGAATGGTAGTTTGATTGCATTTGGGTATATTGTAGGCCCGGGTATAGAGCATGGATATATGGAGGATATTATTGTACATCCAAATTATCAAGGGGAAGGCATCGGAAGGGCTTTAGTACAAAAGTTATTAAACGAATCTCAGAAGCGAGGTATGTCTATTGTAACAGTAACATTTGAGGAAAAAAATATGTCTTTTTATATGAGTTGTGGCTTTAATCCATGCCATGGTGGAGTATGGAGAAAGAAATAA
- a CDS encoding glyoxalase/bleomycin resistance/dioxygenase family protein: protein MEFKLALLAVKNVNVSKQFYEELFDQKVILDLGKNVTFSGGFAIQEDFAWLTNLPSDSVIEKSNNMELYFEVDDFEAFIQKIKGYGKIEYVHQPKKHEWQQRVVRIYDPDHHIIEIGESMSIIAKRYLDEGYSIEETSKIIQHPIEFVEMCK, encoded by the coding sequence ATGGAATTTAAATTGGCATTATTAGCAGTTAAAAATGTTAATGTTTCTAAACAGTTCTATGAAGAATTGTTTGACCAAAAAGTTATTCTTGATTTAGGTAAAAATGTAACATTTAGTGGTGGATTTGCAATACAAGAGGATTTTGCATGGCTTACAAACTTACCTAGTGATTCTGTTATAGAGAAGTCAAATAATATGGAATTGTATTTTGAGGTAGATGACTTTGAAGCATTTATACAAAAGATAAAAGGGTATGGAAAGATTGAATACGTTCATCAGCCTAAGAAACATGAGTGGCAACAACGAGTCGTTCGTATTTATGACCCAGATCATCATATTATAGAGATAGGCGAATCTATGTCGATTATAGCAAAGCGTTATCTTGATGAGGGGTATTCCATAGAGGAAACATCAAAAATTATTCAACATCCTATTGAATTTGTTGAAATGTGTAAATAA
- a CDS encoding MBL fold metallo-hydrolase, giving the protein MFKQLTERVYYLEHNEDTDRPVLGYIKGDKFSLMIDGGNSANHVAIYMEELDKRKLSHPKFVANTHWHWDHTFGLSATNAVIIANSLTNKQLCKMRLWKWDEESMDKRVEIGEEIEFCNSMIKKEYPEKDKIKVISADIVFNDYLMLDLGGITCEMIKIGGCHSDDSTIFYLPEEKILFIGDAACEDLYHGEGYDKDKLKKVISILSEIEFDIVIEGHNEHTDKAELLEYLQGKLTEI; this is encoded by the coding sequence ATGTTTAAACAATTAACTGAAAGAGTTTATTATTTAGAACATAATGAAGATACAGATAGACCTGTTTTGGGATATATTAAGGGAGATAAATTTTCTCTAATGATAGATGGAGGTAATTCAGCTAATCATGTGGCAATTTATATGGAGGAGCTGGATAAAAGGAAATTATCGCATCCTAAATTTGTGGCTAATACGCATTGGCATTGGGATCACACCTTTGGTCTTTCAGCAACAAATGCTGTTATTATTGCAAATTCATTAACAAATAAGCAGCTATGTAAGATGAGACTATGGAAATGGGATGAAGAATCCATGGACAAGCGAGTGGAGATAGGTGAAGAAATTGAATTTTGTAATAGTATGATTAAGAAAGAATATCCTGAAAAAGATAAAATTAAAGTTATTAGTGCAGATATAGTATTTAATGATTATCTTATGCTTGATTTAGGTGGAATTACCTGTGAGATGATAAAAATAGGTGGATGTCATAGTGATGATTCAACAATTTTTTATTTACCAGAAGAAAAGATATTATTTATTGGAGATGCCGCATGTGAAGATTTATATCATGGAGAAGGTTATGATAAAGATAAACTAAAAAAGGTTATTAGCATTTTATCAGAAATTGAATTTGATATTGTTATAGAAGGTCATAATGAACATACAGACAAAGCTGAGTTATTAGAGTATTTACAAGGAAAGCTTACAGAAATTTAA
- a CDS encoding patatin-like phospholipase family protein produces the protein MKCNAVLDSGGIRGIGTIGALNHMESKGFTWNNIAGTSVGALIGGLLVSGYTAKDLKHITANTDFMELLNKEGIQKSTFVGKAINFFKFNGVYSGDFMEKWIDDMLKVKGINTFSDLMNNGTCKLKIIASDITEKRMITFPDDLYIYGFSLSNFRVSKAIRMSISIPFFFKPVEFIHGDGLSYIVDGGVCCAYPISIFDSYNDKENVPTIGFKFDNIELSNTKQGKNDPLSFLFDIADTMNKKDSKEWMTNKNIDRTVLIPTLGISSTDFDLSKGKTLKLYKSGYKSAEKFIKTWDFEEYKNKYKEEGTA, from the coding sequence TTGAAGTGTAATGCTGTATTAGATAGTGGTGGCATTAGAGGTATTGGCACAATTGGCGCTTTAAACCATATGGAAAGTAAAGGATTTACTTGGAATAATATTGCTGGAACTTCTGTTGGAGCTTTAATAGGAGGATTACTAGTTTCTGGATATACTGCAAAAGATTTAAAACATATAACTGCAAATACAGATTTTATGGAACTTCTTAATAAGGAAGGTATTCAAAAATCTACATTTGTTGGTAAAGCAATAAATTTCTTTAAATTTAATGGAGTTTACTCTGGAGATTTTATGGAAAAATGGATTGATGATATGCTTAAAGTTAAGGGAATAAATACTTTTAGCGACCTTATGAATAATGGTACTTGTAAACTAAAAATAATAGCTTCAGATATCACTGAAAAAAGAATGATTACCTTCCCTGATGACCTTTATATTTATGGATTTAGCTTAAGTAATTTTAGAGTTTCTAAAGCCATTAGAATGAGTATAAGTATACCATTTTTCTTTAAACCTGTAGAATTTATTCATGGTGATGGTTTAAGTTATATAGTAGATGGTGGTGTTTGCTGTGCTTATCCAATTTCTATATTTGATAGTTACAATGATAAGGAAAATGTGCCTACAATAGGTTTTAAATTTGATAATATTGAATTAAGTAATACTAAACAAGGTAAAAATGATCCTCTATCCTTTCTATTTGACATAGCTGATACCATGAATAAAAAAGATTCTAAAGAATGGATGACAAATAAAAATATAGATAGAACTGTACTAATTCCTACCCTAGGAATTAGTTCCACAGACTTTGATTTATCCAAAGGAAAAACTTTAAAACTATATAAATCTGGATATAAATCCGCGGAAAAATTTATTAAAACCTGGGATTTTGAAGAATATAAAAATAAATATAAAGAAGAAGGTACTGCTTAA
- a CDS encoding Gfo/Idh/MocA family protein encodes MSNVKIGIVGLGNISQKVYLPFLCKEENWSLIGAYSPTKSKRRKICNQYRINEFSNLTDLLENCDAVFVNSSTDSHFEVVSEAIKKHKDVYVDKPLASSLDETEQLVELSIKNNRKLMVGFNRRFAPMYVEAKNNINSTTSLIRLEKHRIDSIRSENFKTTLLDDYIHLVDTARWLDEPNDCVDGFININDKKELIFAEHSYKSKEDIKIFFDMHRKCGTNLERLEIITKDSIIRVKDMNTMEIEKEGKIEINKPSPWETAIKIKGFENAILHFINSIIGNTKPIVDGVEGLKSQKLLNDIINARNN; translated from the coding sequence ATGTCTAATGTTAAAATAGGAATAGTTGGACTAGGAAATATATCTCAAAAAGTGTATTTGCCATTTCTCTGCAAAGAAGAAAATTGGTCCTTAATAGGTGCTTATTCACCTACTAAAAGTAAACGAAGAAAAATTTGTAATCAGTATAGAATTAATGAATTTTCAAATTTAACGGATTTACTTGAAAATTGTGATGCTGTTTTTGTTAATAGTTCAACGGATTCTCATTTTGAAGTGGTATCTGAAGCTATAAAAAAACATAAAGATGTATATGTAGACAAACCTCTTGCTTCCTCATTGGATGAAACTGAACAATTAGTAGAATTAAGTATTAAAAATAATAGAAAATTAATGGTAGGATTTAATCGCAGATTTGCGCCTATGTATGTTGAAGCTAAAAATAATATAAATTCTACTACCTCTTTAATCAGACTTGAAAAACATAGAATTGATTCTATTAGATCTGAAAATTTTAAAACAACACTATTAGATGATTATATACATTTAGTTGATACTGCTAGATGGTTAGATGAACCTAATGATTGTGTAGATGGATTTATTAATATTAATGACAAAAAAGAATTAATTTTTGCTGAGCATAGTTATAAATCAAAAGAAGATATAAAAATATTTTTTGATATGCATAGAAAATGTGGAACAAATTTAGAAAGATTAGAAATTATAACCAAAGATTCTATAATAAGGGTCAAGGACATGAATACTATGGAGATTGAAAAAGAGGGTAAAATAGAAATAAATAAACCGTCTCCTTGGGAAACTGCAATAAAAATTAAAGGCTTTGAGAATGCTATACTTCATTTTATAAATTCAATTATAGGGAATACTAAACCTATTGTTGATGGAGTTGAAGGGCTAAAAAGTCAAAAATTACTTAATGATATTATTAATGCACGCAATAATTAA
- the pepT gene encoding peptidase T produces the protein MKDVLERFLGYIKIDTQSSEESETVPTTKTQLEFAKKLGEELKTIGLKDVSVDENGYVMSTLESNIEKEVQTVGFIAHMDTSPDLSGTNINPRIVEKYEGQDIVLNKEKNIVLKVDEFPEILEYKGQDIVVTDGNTLLGADDKAGIAEIVTAMEYLINHPEIKHGTIKVGFTPDEEVGKGADHFDVKKFGADLAYTLDGGGIGELECETFNAAKAKVIIEGRNVHPGSAKNKMTNAVLVANKFISMLPENEVPERTEGYEGFFHLLSVKSEVETAELNYIIRDFDRKKFEERKEQIKEVGKKINEEYNKEIVCVKVEDQYYNMKEKIDEVKYVVDIAHDAMKAIDIEPILVPIRGGTDGSRLSFMGLPTPNLFAGGHNFHGRFEFVPVLSMEKAAELVVKIAELYANR, from the coding sequence ATGAAAGATGTATTAGAAAGATTTTTAGGGTATATAAAAATAGATACCCAATCATCAGAGGAATCAGAAACTGTGCCAACTACTAAAACGCAATTAGAGTTTGCAAAAAAATTAGGAGAAGAATTAAAGACTATAGGACTTAAGGATGTATCTGTAGATGAAAATGGATATGTTATGTCTACTTTAGAATCAAACATAGAAAAAGAAGTTCAAACAGTTGGTTTTATAGCACATATGGATACAAGTCCAGATTTATCAGGAACTAATATTAATCCTAGAATTGTAGAAAAATATGAAGGACAAGATATAGTTTTAAATAAAGAAAAAAATATAGTATTAAAAGTTGATGAATTCCCAGAAATACTAGAATATAAAGGCCAAGATATAGTTGTAACAGATGGAAATACTCTTTTAGGAGCAGATGATAAAGCTGGAATAGCAGAAATAGTTACAGCTATGGAATATTTAATAAATCATCCAGAAATAAAACATGGGACTATAAAAGTTGGATTTACTCCAGATGAAGAAGTGGGTAAAGGAGCAGATCACTTTGATGTTAAAAAATTTGGAGCAGATTTAGCCTATACTTTAGATGGTGGCGGTATTGGAGAGTTAGAATGTGAAACTTTTAATGCTGCAAAAGCTAAAGTTATTATAGAAGGAAGAAATGTTCATCCAGGTTCTGCAAAAAATAAAATGACAAATGCAGTATTAGTAGCTAATAAGTTTATAAGTATGCTTCCAGAAAATGAAGTGCCAGAAAGAACAGAAGGATATGAAGGATTTTTCCATCTATTATCTGTAAAGAGTGAAGTAGAAACAGCAGAACTAAATTATATTATAAGAGATTTTGATAGAAAAAAATTTGAAGAAAGAAAAGAACAAATAAAAGAAGTTGGTAAAAAAATAAATGAAGAATACAATAAAGAAATAGTATGTGTAAAAGTAGAAGACCAGTATTACAATATGAAAGAAAAAATAGATGAAGTAAAATATGTGGTAGATATAGCTCATGATGCTATGAAAGCTATTGATATTGAACCAATATTAGTGCCTATAAGAGGTGGTACAGATGGTTCAAGACTATCTTTTATGGGATTACCAACTCCAAACTTATTTGCAGGTGGACATAATTTCCACGGAAGATTTGAGTTTGTTCCAGTTCTATCAATGGAAAAAGCAGCAGAACTTGTAGTTAAAATAGCTGAACTATATGCTAATAGATAA
- a CDS encoding methyl-accepting chemotaxis protein → MSGLKNKLIRQVALLFNALILILCATFFVGTRSILKGLGNNDSNLLASFSSSYLKFIVIMFIVMLAVSYIMVRVFVTKAYRSIEEVAEIIDRVSKGEFATRVPENGALAAIGVSVNAIVKNTKKILSDLLQISQKNRIISNTLHENALDSNQATENIASSVISVAETATTQADSTTSTRNNTSEMAENSDVIAEKAQNTKNIAEEMVKTIKENQKTFETMIYKIKATGDVSKKLAKNVKILENEAEEISKITDVVTEISERTNLLALNAAIEAARAGEHGKGFSVVADEVRKLAEQSSESAGEIRKLIEKINYQISNITEEAEKQSKEVEEDIVYADESKESFNEIISSTDETYNSVEQIYDLSDKNTTISKEVDQLMETIASGAQQSASMTEEISAAVEEQSASINEITQLIKEMNGYTDEIDSELKAFVTNITIKEEQKQLVNEGFNILEKVSREISSNGLSVDACSNICKKYVEVNNQFEYIGVINKEGIMKSANVPITKGNDDFSHRPYFKKAILGEKYASKPYISSVSYNYCIAIAIPLKNKDGNIQAVVMGDVCIEQ, encoded by the coding sequence GTGAGTGGCTTGAAAAATAAGCTTATAAGACAAGTAGCTCTTTTGTTTAATGCATTAATACTTATATTATGTGCCACTTTTTTTGTTGGGACTAGATCTATTTTAAAAGGGTTAGGAAATAATGATTCTAATTTATTAGCAAGCTTTAGCAGTTCCTACTTAAAATTTATAGTTATAATGTTTATAGTAATGCTGGCGGTTTCTTATATAATGGTTAGGGTTTTTGTGACTAAAGCATACAGATCCATAGAAGAAGTAGCAGAAATAATAGATAGAGTATCTAAGGGAGAATTTGCAACTAGGGTGCCAGAAAATGGGGCTTTAGCAGCTATTGGAGTAAGTGTAAATGCTATAGTTAAAAATACTAAAAAGATATTATCAGATTTATTACAAATATCACAAAAAAATAGGATTATATCAAATACATTGCATGAAAATGCATTAGATAGTAATCAGGCTACAGAAAATATAGCATCTTCTGTGATTTCTGTAGCAGAAACAGCAACAACTCAAGCAGATTCAACCACATCTACAAGAAACAATACAAGTGAAATGGCGGAAAATTCAGATGTAATAGCAGAAAAAGCCCAAAATACTAAAAATATAGCTGAAGAGATGGTTAAAACAATAAAGGAAAATCAAAAGACTTTTGAAACTATGATATACAAAATAAAAGCTACAGGGGATGTTAGTAAAAAGTTAGCTAAAAATGTAAAAATATTAGAAAATGAAGCAGAAGAGATAAGTAAAATAACAGATGTAGTAACAGAAATAAGTGAAAGAACTAATTTGCTTGCATTAAATGCAGCCATTGAAGCTGCTAGGGCAGGGGAGCATGGTAAAGGTTTCTCAGTGGTAGCGGATGAAGTAAGAAAGCTTGCAGAGCAATCCTCAGAATCTGCTGGAGAAATAAGAAAATTAATAGAAAAAATTAATTATCAGATAAGCAATATAACAGAAGAAGCAGAAAAGCAAAGTAAAGAAGTAGAAGAGGATATAGTTTATGCAGACGAGTCTAAGGAATCATTTAATGAAATAATATCTTCAACAGATGAAACATATAATTCAGTAGAACAAATATATGATTTATCAGATAAAAATACTACAATATCTAAAGAAGTAGATCAATTGATGGAAACTATAGCTTCAGGAGCTCAGCAAAGTGCTTCTATGACAGAAGAAATTTCTGCAGCAGTAGAAGAACAATCTGCATCAATAAATGAGATAACTCAATTAATAAAAGAAATGAATGGATATACAGATGAAATAGATAGTGAATTAAAAGCTTTTGTAACCAATATAACTATAAAAGAAGAGCAAAAACAACTAGTTAATGAAGGATTTAATATATTAGAAAAAGTAAGTAGGGAAATAAGTTCTAATGGGTTAAGTGTAGATGCCTGTTCTAACATATGTAAAAAGTATGTAGAGGTAAATAATCAATTTGAATATATTGGGGTAATAAATAAAGAGGGTATAATGAAATCTGCTAATGTACCTATAACAAAAGGAAATGATGATTTTTCTCATAGACCTTATTTTAAAAAAGCTATTCTAGGAGAAAAATATGCAAGCAAACCATATATATCTAGTGTTAGTTATAACTATTGTATAGCTATAGCTATTCCATTAAAAAATAAAGATGGAAATATTCAAGCTGTAGTAATGGGAGATGTTTGCATAGAACAATAG